A single genomic interval of Acidobacteriota bacterium harbors:
- a CDS encoding PIN domain-containing protein, which yields MNKNFILDTSAIISLLEDEQGADRVEDVIKKHNVYIPFIVLIEIYYITLKRRGQEIADERYAMLKRLPAKILNEIDEPILLSAGYLKANHPISLADAIIAAYAKQMDAILIHKDPEYEILKEYIAQESLPYKE from the coding sequence TTGAATAAAAATTTCATTTTAGATACATCTGCCATTATTTCTCTACTTGAAGATGAGCAAGGAGCTGATAGAGTCGAAGATGTAATCAAGAAACATAATGTTTATATTCCTTTCATTGTTTTAATTGAGATATATTACATCACATTGAAAAGAAGAGGTCAGGAAATTGCAGATGAAAGATATGCAATGTTAAAACGACTCCCTGCAAAAATTTTGAATGAAATTGACGAACCAATACTTTTAAGCGCAGGATATTTAAAAGCAAATCATCCCATTTCTTTAGCTGATGCAATAATTGCAGCTTATGCAAAACAGATGGATGCAATTCTAATTCATAAAGATCCTGAATATGAAATATTAAAGGAGTACATAGCTCAGGAATCTCTTCCCTATAAGGAATAA
- a CDS encoding AbrB/MazE/SpoVT family DNA-binding domain-containing protein, translating into MKTSVTKKGQTVIPSFIRHKYGIKDGTSLEWIDTGKTIKVIPVPEDIVKALRGSAKGEKLNQILISERQKDKLIE; encoded by the coding sequence GTGAAAACTTCTGTAACAAAAAAAGGCCAAACAGTGATTCCATCTTTTATAAGGCATAAATATGGCATAAAAGATGGTACCTCTTTGGAATGGATTGACACAGGAAAAACCATCAAAGTTATTCCAGTTCCTGAGGATATTGTTAAAGCTCTGAGAGGTTCGGCTAAAGGAGAGAAATTAAATCAAATATTAATTTCTGAACGTCAGAAGGATAAACTGATTGAATAA
- a CDS encoding aminotransferase class V-fold PLP-dependent enzyme, translating into MSKSPLYSLQRISEQSIVDEEYYWDLVREHFILSKKGIYLNNGSLGISPRIVVEAVIRDIVQNEIYFTETKEDYSNLKEIGAEFLGADPEEIVITRNTTEGMNMVAQGLVLKKGDEILTSDHEHVGGKACWEVREARDGIRIKRVHLPFQPADENEILNIINDGIAKKTKVISISHILFTNGAVMPVKEICKLARDKKILSVIDGAHPPGMIKINLKEIGCDFYASSFHKWLLAPKGTGLLYIRKEINHLLYPVIASGGWNDLKLLSDRFTVGTINESLLVGLKKAFEFQNTIGKERIELRIKQLNRYLRGKLFEIPGLKIHSPMNNSLSAGIVSFKIDGIPAAEIAKKLWKNQKIVVRIVSEYDYDLTRVSTHIYNSFSDIDRFIESLKLIVERKI; encoded by the coding sequence ATGAGTAAAAGTCCTCTATATTCTCTTCAGAGAATTTCAGAGCAATCGATTGTCGATGAAGAATACTACTGGGATCTTGTAAGAGAGCACTTCATTCTTTCAAAAAAAGGAATTTATTTAAACAATGGAAGTCTTGGAATTTCACCAAGAATTGTTGTCGAAGCTGTGATAAGAGATATAGTTCAAAATGAAATATATTTTACAGAGACGAAAGAGGATTATTCAAACCTCAAAGAAATCGGAGCAGAGTTTCTTGGAGCAGACCCTGAAGAAATTGTAATTACAAGGAATACCACTGAAGGAATGAACATGGTAGCCCAGGGTCTTGTTCTTAAAAAAGGGGATGAAATACTTACATCCGACCATGAACATGTGGGAGGTAAAGCATGCTGGGAAGTGAGAGAAGCAAGGGATGGGATAAGAATAAAAAGAGTCCACCTTCCCTTTCAACCTGCAGATGAAAATGAGATTTTAAACATCATAAATGATGGAATCGCAAAGAAAACGAAAGTGATAAGTATATCTCATATCCTTTTCACAAATGGCGCAGTTATGCCTGTAAAAGAGATATGCAAGTTAGCAAGGGATAAAAAAATTCTATCTGTAATCGATGGAGCTCATCCACCTGGAATGATTAAAATAAATCTTAAAGAGATCGGCTGTGACTTTTATGCATCTTCGTTCCATAAATGGCTTTTAGCACCTAAAGGAACAGGACTTCTTTACATAAGAAAAGAAATCAATCACCTTCTCTATCCTGTAATCGCAAGCGGAGGATGGAATGATTTAAAACTTTTATCTGATAGATTCACTGTCGGAACGATCAATGAATCATTGCTGGTTGGATTAAAAAAAGCTTTTGAATTTCAGAACACAATTGGAAAAGAAAGAATTGAACTGAGAATTAAACAATTAAATCGATATCTGAGGGGGAAACTTTTTGAAATTCCAGGCTTGAAAATTCATTCACCGATGAACAATTCTCTTTCAGCAGGCATTGTATCATTTAAGATTGATGGAATACCTGCAGCAGAGATAGCAAAAAAATTATGGAAAAATCAGAAGATTGTAGTTAGAATTGTCTCCGAATATGATTATGATTTGACAAGAGTGTCAACCCACATCTATAACTCTTTCTCTGATATCGATAGGTTCATCGAATCTCTCAAACTTATTGTTGAGAGAAAGATTTAA
- a CDS encoding prolyl oligopeptidase family serine peptidase: MRKKLISIFKVLFLVLVFVSLFTSISLSETQKQSFTIEMIMSAPFPSNLVASEKMDRVAWVFNDQGKRNIWVADGPDYKVRQITDYNEDDGQEISGLTFSPDASIIVYVRGGSPNRQGEIPNPTSDPKGAQQVILALKVEDGKTWQIGQGTNPQISPRGDLVVFERQGKIFKAPLDGSEKAQLLFEARGRNTSPVWSPDGSKLAFVSSREDHSFIGIFDMEKKEITWIAPTVDRDNEPVWSPDSKRIAFIRIPGAMADPPTTRDLELPFYLYVAEVSTGQTKQVWASPNPTGGFAQYYPSEPLRWAYGDYLVFYSEHESWMHLYSVPANRGKEICLTPGEFEVEDSFLSPDRKILIFNSNQGDIDRRHLWQVDIGGKGLKQITKGKGIEWSPVITPKKRIVFLASTAQQPASPATLEEKGNSIRLICPETIPGDFPQKKLIEPQQVIFKSPDGVQINSQLFLPEKTKAGDKRPAVIFMHGGPIRQMLLGWHPRGYYHNAYALNQYLASQGYVVLSVNFRSGIGYGRAFRTAPDQGPRGASEYQDIIAAAKYLQERPEVNPNKIGLWGGSYGGYLTALGLARDSELFAAGVDLHGVHDWSLRARQRDGGGWGIHGEELMRLAWDSSPVADVSFWYSPVLFIHGDDDRNVDFVQTTDLIQRLRAEGKAHVEQLIFPDEVHSFLCHKNWVQAYKAAADFFDKFLKK, encoded by the coding sequence ATGAGAAAAAAATTAATTTCAATTTTTAAAGTTTTATTTTTAGTTTTAGTTTTTGTATCACTTTTTACATCAATCTCATTATCTGAAACTCAAAAACAATCTTTTACAATTGAAATGATAATGAGTGCTCCATTTCCTTCAAATTTAGTTGCATCTGAAAAAATGGATAGAGTGGCTTGGGTATTCAACGATCAGGGTAAAAGAAATATATGGGTTGCTGATGGGCCTGATTATAAAGTTAGACAGATAACAGATTACAATGAAGATGATGGCCAGGAAATAAGTGGATTAACTTTCAGCCCCGATGCTTCGATAATTGTTTATGTGCGAGGCGGCTCCCCCAACCGTCAGGGCGAAATACCAAACCCAACCAGTGACCCTAAAGGAGCTCAACAGGTTATTCTGGCTTTAAAAGTAGAAGATGGCAAGACATGGCAGATTGGCCAGGGAACAAATCCCCAGATATCTCCTCGAGGAGATTTAGTTGTTTTTGAAAGACAGGGAAAAATTTTTAAAGCACCTCTAGATGGAAGTGAGAAGGCTCAACTTCTTTTTGAAGCAAGAGGAAGGAATACCTCTCCAGTCTGGTCACCTGATGGCTCGAAATTAGCATTCGTTAGTTCACGAGAAGACCATAGCTTTATAGGAATTTTCGATATGGAAAAAAAAGAAATTACCTGGATTGCTCCCACGGTTGATAGGGATAACGAACCGGTATGGTCTCCAGACAGCAAAAGAATCGCTTTTATTCGGATTCCAGGAGCCATGGCTGACCCACCTACTACTCGAGATTTAGAATTGCCTTTTTATCTTTATGTAGCTGAGGTATCAACTGGACAAACAAAACAGGTGTGGGCATCCCCAAATCCCACAGGAGGGTTTGCTCAATACTACCCTTCCGAACCTCTAAGATGGGCTTATGGCGATTATTTAGTTTTTTATTCAGAGCATGAGAGCTGGATGCATCTTTACTCAGTTCCTGCTAATAGAGGAAAGGAAATCTGCCTGACCCCTGGTGAATTTGAAGTGGAAGATTCGTTTCTTTCTCCTGACAGAAAAATTCTTATCTTTAACTCAAACCAGGGCGACATAGACAGAAGACATCTATGGCAGGTAGATATCGGCGGAAAAGGTTTAAAACAGATAACAAAAGGAAAAGGGATTGAGTGGAGTCCTGTAATTACCCCCAAAAAAAGAATAGTATTTTTAGCATCAACAGCTCAACAACCCGCCTCACCAGCTACTCTTGAAGAAAAAGGAAATTCAATCCGATTAATATGTCCTGAAACTATTCCTGGAGATTTTCCTCAAAAGAAGTTAATCGAGCCCCAGCAGGTCATTTTCAAATCTCCGGATGGAGTACAAATTAACTCCCAGCTATTCTTACCCGAAAAGACTAAAGCTGGAGATAAAAGACCCGCAGTAATTTTTATGCACGGAGGACCTATCAGACAGATGCTGCTTGGATGGCATCCCCGTGGTTATTACCATAATGCTTATGCATTAAATCAATATCTTGCAAGCCAGGGTTATGTTGTCCTTTCCGTCAACTTCCGTTCTGGAATTGGCTATGGTCGTGCTTTTAGAACAGCTCCCGACCAGGGTCCAAGAGGTGCTTCTGAATATCAGGATATCATTGCTGCTGCAAAGTATCTTCAGGAAAGACCTGAAGTTAACCCAAACAAGATTGGATTATGGGGAGGTTCATACGGAGGATATCTAACTGCTCTGGGCCTTGCTCGTGATTCTGAACTTTTTGCAGCAGGGGTCGATTTGCATGGAGTCCATGATTGGTCTTTACGGGCGAGACAGAGAGACGGAGGAGGATGGGGAATTCATGGCGAGGAATTGATGCGATTGGCATGGGATTCATCTCCAGTTGCTGATGTAAGTTTCTGGTATTCTCCTGTTCTTTTTATCCACGGCGATGATGACCGCAACGTGGATTTTGTTCAAACTACAGACTTAATACAGCGTCTGAGAGCAGAAGGAAAAGCTCATGTGGAACAGTTAATCTTTCCGGATGAGGTTCACAGTTTTCTCTGCCACAAAAACTGGGTCCAGGCTTATAAAGCAGCAGCTGACTTTTTTGATAAGTTTTTGAAAAAATAA
- the tsaD gene encoding tRNA (adenosine(37)-N6)-threonylcarbamoyltransferase complex transferase subunit TsaD, giving the protein MYVLGIETSCDETSVAVLNDKRDILSNVILSQDEIHSPWGGVVPELASREHLQNIDFILEESLRIAGLKIEEIDLFCVTQGPGLIGSLLVGLTFAKALSLYFEKPLVGVNHLHSHLEAAFIENDVEFPVLGLVVSGGHTSIFYLKRELDFNLVSKTRDDAAGETMDKIAKFLNLGYPGGPIIDRMAEGGDYERYKFAIPKIKEKTLDFSFSGLKTAALHIIKKEKIDKNSNNLKDFLASFQYAIINYLIHNVERAIDMDDTSSIIVAGGVARNRELRKRMADFSKSRGINVFIPSPKLCTDNAAMVASLGYKLFLKGKTISYDASAFSRYYINNNENISLPQLIKKYK; this is encoded by the coding sequence ATGTATGTCCTTGGAATAGAGACTTCCTGTGATGAGACTTCAGTTGCAGTTCTAAACGATAAGAGAGATATCCTTTCTAATGTGATTTTATCTCAGGATGAGATTCATTCTCCATGGGGAGGAGTTGTTCCTGAATTAGCCTCAAGGGAACATCTTCAGAATATTGATTTTATCCTTGAGGAATCCTTGAGAATTGCAGGGTTAAAAATAGAGGAAATAGATTTATTCTGTGTTACTCAGGGGCCAGGACTTATTGGTTCCCTTTTAGTGGGCTTAACCTTTGCAAAAGCCTTATCCCTATATTTTGAAAAACCTCTTGTGGGCGTGAATCATCTTCATTCCCATCTTGAAGCTGCCTTTATCGAAAATGATGTTGAATTCCCTGTTCTCGGGCTCGTTGTTTCTGGAGGTCATACGAGTATTTTTTATTTAAAAAGAGAGCTTGATTTTAATCTGGTGTCAAAGACAAGAGATGATGCGGCTGGAGAAACCATGGACAAAATAGCAAAATTTCTGAACCTTGGATATCCGGGTGGCCCTATAATCGATAGAATGGCAGAAGGAGGAGATTATGAGAGATACAAATTCGCAATTCCAAAAATCAAGGAAAAAACGCTTGATTTCAGTTTTAGCGGGTTGAAAACAGCTGCGCTCCATATAATAAAAAAAGAGAAAATTGATAAGAATAGTAATAATCTGAAGGATTTCCTGGCGAGTTTTCAATACGCAATAATCAATTATCTTATTCATAACGTTGAAAGAGCAATCGATATGGATGATACAAGCTCTATTATCGTAGCAGGGGGGGTTGCAAGAAACAGAGAACTCAGAAAAAGGATGGCTGATTTTTCTAAATCCAGGGGAATAAATGTTTTTATTCCTTCACCAAAGCTTTGCACAGATAACGCTGCTATGGTTGCCTCCCTTGGGTATAAGTTATTCTTGAAAGGAAAAACTATCTCGTATGATGCGAGCGCTTTCTCCCGTTATTATATTAATAATAATGAAAATATCTCTCTTCCCCAATTAATTAAAAAATATAAATAA
- the mtnA gene encoding S-methyl-5-thioribose-1-phosphate isomerase, with protein sequence MWPAFEWLGDSIKIIDQRYLPEKEEYIILKTHEEVAKAIENMAIRGAPAIGVVASYGIALGMLNLSLNDKLDDKFYEICKRLESTRPTARNLFWAIERLKKKFEESRKVPLDELKKILIKEACKIEKEDVELNRKISAYGSSLIEDGDRILTHCNAGALATSGIGTALGIIKKAFQDGKEISVFIDETRPFLQGARLSTWELLKEKIPVTLITDNMAGWLMNKGEIDLVIVGADRIASNGDIANKIGTYSLSILAKENKIPFYVAAPHSTIDLSIRNGKQIPIEERSPDEVLSILKGVESFTELKIRNPAFDVTPNKYITAIITDKGIIRAPYKNNLRKISPLFP encoded by the coding sequence ATGTGGCCAGCATTTGAGTGGCTTGGAGATTCCATTAAGATTATTGACCAGAGGTATCTGCCCGAGAAAGAAGAATATATAATCTTGAAAACCCATGAAGAAGTTGCAAAAGCAATAGAAAATATGGCGATAAGAGGAGCACCTGCCATAGGAGTTGTTGCTTCATATGGAATTGCCCTTGGAATGTTAAATCTTTCACTTAATGATAAATTGGATGATAAATTTTATGAAATATGCAAAAGATTAGAGTCCACAAGACCGACGGCAAGGAATCTTTTTTGGGCGATTGAAAGACTCAAGAAAAAATTTGAAGAGAGCAGAAAAGTTCCCCTCGATGAATTAAAAAAGATTCTCATCAAAGAGGCCTGTAAAATTGAAAAAGAGGACGTAGAGTTAAACAGAAAAATCTCAGCATATGGGAGCAGTTTGATTGAAGATGGGGATAGAATATTAACTCATTGTAACGCAGGTGCACTGGCCACATCAGGAATTGGTACTGCTCTTGGAATTATTAAAAAAGCTTTTCAGGATGGGAAAGAAATATCTGTTTTTATTGACGAGACCAGGCCATTCCTTCAGGGAGCAAGACTTTCGACTTGGGAATTACTAAAGGAGAAGATTCCTGTTACTCTGATTACAGATAATATGGCTGGGTGGCTAATGAATAAGGGAGAGATTGATTTGGTTATAGTAGGAGCAGATCGAATCGCTTCGAATGGAGATATTGCTAATAAGATCGGGACATACTCATTATCTATTCTTGCAAAGGAGAATAAAATTCCTTTTTATGTGGCAGCTCCCCATTCAACAATAGATTTATCAATAAGGAATGGAAAACAGATTCCAATCGAAGAAAGGTCTCCAGATGAGGTGCTTTCGATATTGAAAGGGGTAGAATCCTTCACTGAGTTAAAAATAAGGAACCCTGCTTTTGATGTTACTCCAAATAAATACATAACAGCCATCATAACTGACAAGGGCATAATAAGAGCTCCCTACAAGAATAATTTAAGAAAGATATCCCCCCTCTTCCCATAG
- a CDS encoding PIG-L family deacetylase: MEPKLRHSGAEIFIPDRKPVDKGMTRTTHLAIAAHPDDMEILAYDGILKCFESDKEWFFGIIVTDGGGSPRGGPYTNYSDEEMKKVRRKEQKKAAVIGEYAGVAFLNYPSSEVRDPKNPNPKEDIKELLTLAKPSVIYTHNLADKHNTHVAVALRTIEGLRELPEELKPSHLYGCEVWGGLDWLVDEDKVVFDVSAHENLASSLLGVYDSQIWGGKKYDLATLGRRRANATYYASHAVDVAASMSFNMDLTPLIKDPTLDIREFILIHINRFAEDVKTRIEELL; this comes from the coding sequence ATGGAACCTAAGCTGAGACATTCTGGAGCGGAAATATTCATCCCCGATAGAAAGCCCGTAGATAAAGGAATGACGAGAACCACCCATTTAGCTATCGCAGCCCATCCAGACGATATGGAGATATTAGCTTATGATGGCATATTAAAATGCTTTGAAAGTGATAAAGAATGGTTCTTTGGCATAATTGTTACGGATGGAGGAGGAAGCCCAAGGGGTGGCCCTTATACAAACTATTCTGATGAGGAAATGAAAAAGGTAAGAAGGAAGGAACAGAAAAAAGCTGCTGTTATTGGTGAATATGCTGGGGTTGCCTTTCTCAACTACCCGAGCTCAGAAGTGAGGGATCCAAAAAATCCAAATCCGAAAGAGGACATAAAGGAGCTTCTCACATTGGCAAAGCCCTCTGTAATCTATACCCATAACCTTGCAGACAAGCACAATACCCATGTGGCAGTGGCATTGAGGACAATAGAAGGATTAAGAGAGTTACCCGAGGAGCTAAAACCATCCCATTTATATGGTTGTGAGGTATGGGGTGGCCTGGATTGGCTTGTAGACGAGGATAAGGTTGTTTTCGATGTATCCGCCCATGAAAATCTTGCATCTTCCCTCTTGGGTGTTTATGATTCCCAGATTTGGGGTGGAAAAAAATATGACCTTGCAACCCTCGGTAGAAGAAGGGCAAATGCCACCTATTATGCCTCCCATGCAGTGGATGTAGCTGCTTCCATGAGCTTTAACATGGATTTAACACCATTGATCAAAGACCCTACACTGGATATTAGAGAATTTATCTTGATTCATATAAACCGATTTGCAGAAGATGTTAAGACAAGAATAGAAGAACTCCTTTGA
- a CDS encoding ROK family protein produces the protein MHKIMEMVKPKVIPPLDENFCPAVLWNHAFLDAIHSSGKGIPLLIGLERGDGSISVFETEVFPSGHGLASLNLFYIERLVKMLLWQKGGYKIIIGGPEEIGEHIKKVYSPSGERVFDLNLMSTVYKKDFSVEVTDPEKVPSPSEPSLPLGRHLDGCRIGFDLGASDRKVTSVVEGEPVFSEEVAWDPQNKKDPRYHYHEIMSALHRAAAHLPSVDAIGCSAAGIYINNRVMVASLFRGVPSNLFQKKVRNLFLDVQKWWKVPLEVVNDGEVAALAGSMTLNVNRVLGIAMGSSQAGGYVNENGNITGWLNELAFAPVDFNPKAPWDEWSGDYGCGVNYFSQQAVFRLAEVVGIILDKSQSPVERLRAVQELLKEKDTRAIKIFETIGCYLGYGIAHYADFYDFSHILILGRVASEEGGYIIVEKAKEVLKKEFPELESRIEIHLPDEWSRRVGQALAAASLAVIESK, from the coding sequence ATGCATAAAATCATGGAAATGGTAAAGCCAAAGGTAATTCCACCCTTAGATGAGAACTTCTGTCCTGCTGTTTTATGGAATCATGCCTTTCTTGATGCAATCCATTCATCGGGAAAAGGTATTCCTCTTTTAATCGGTTTAGAGAGAGGGGATGGTTCCATATCGGTTTTTGAAACGGAGGTCTTTCCTTCTGGACATGGGCTGGCTTCTTTAAATCTCTTTTATATAGAAAGGCTTGTTAAGATGCTCCTATGGCAAAAGGGTGGGTATAAGATTATCATTGGGGGTCCTGAAGAAATCGGAGAACATATAAAGAAGGTTTATTCTCCATCGGGAGAAAGAGTGTTTGATTTAAATTTAATGTCCACTGTTTATAAAAAAGATTTTTCTGTAGAGGTTACAGATCCTGAGAAGGTCCCTTCCCCTTCAGAGCCTTCCCTTCCCTTAGGGAGGCATTTAGATGGATGTCGTATTGGATTTGACCTTGGCGCTAGCGATAGAAAAGTAACCTCAGTGGTAGAGGGAGAACCAGTCTTCAGTGAAGAGGTGGCATGGGATCCCCAGAATAAAAAAGACCCGCGCTATCATTATCATGAGATTATGTCTGCCTTACATCGCGCAGCTGCTCATTTGCCTTCTGTGGATGCTATCGGCTGCAGTGCAGCAGGGATCTATATAAATAACCGTGTAATGGTTGCCTCTCTTTTCAGGGGAGTTCCCTCTAACCTTTTCCAAAAAAAAGTGAGAAACCTCTTTCTTGATGTTCAGAAATGGTGGAAAGTTCCCCTTGAGGTTGTAAATGATGGAGAAGTTGCTGCACTGGCGGGCTCGATGACTTTAAATGTGAATAGAGTACTTGGTATTGCCATGGGTTCAAGTCAAGCAGGAGGATATGTCAATGAGAATGGAAACATCACTGGATGGCTTAACGAGTTAGCCTTTGCTCCAGTGGACTTCAACCCTAAAGCTCCTTGGGATGAATGGTCAGGTGACTATGGCTGTGGGGTAAATTATTTCTCACAACAGGCAGTCTTCAGGCTGGCAGAAGTAGTAGGTATAATCCTTGATAAAAGTCAATCCCCTGTGGAAAGACTGAGAGCTGTCCAGGAGCTATTGAAAGAAAAGGATACAAGGGCAATAAAGATATTTGAAACCATAGGTTGCTACTTAGGTTATGGCATCGCCCATTATGCTGATTTCTATGATTTTTCCCATATCCTCATTCTCGGGCGAGTTGCTTCTGAAGAGGGTGGATACATAATAGTGGAAAAGGCAAAGGAAGTTTTGAAGAAGGAATTTCCAGAGCTTGAGAGCCGTATCGAGATACACCTTCCCGATGAGTGGAGCCGTCGTGTTGGTCAGGCTTTAGCAGCAGCAAGCCTGGCTGTTATTGAGAGTAAATAG
- the lepA gene encoding translation elongation factor 4 — MNKFIRNFSVIAHIDHGKSTFADRLLEKTGAISPREMEEQVLDSMELERERGITIKAHTVTLKYRARDGNDYVFNLIDTPGHVDFTYEVSRSLAACEGALLIIDATQGVEAQTLANTYLAIENDLVLIPLINKIDLQNADIPRTLEQMEHVIGINQSEAYLISAKEGTGIDEVIEAIVEKIPPPKGSEENPLKALVFDSWFDPYRGVIVLVRIFDGTLKIKRKIRFFNTGALYEVEEVGKLTPKPVKFEFLSAGEVGYLIANIKKISDVRIGDTITDDSNPASAPLPGFKEAKPMVFAGLFPAADTNYEELKDALEKLKLNDSSFVYEPENSPALGYGFRCGFLGLLHQEIVQERLEREFGLNLITTSPSVRYKVAKRDGKFFDVENPSKLPPASNILRIEEPIIEILILTPEDYLGAILKLLENRRGVQKKLDYVSANKILLVYDIPLNEIVLDFYGKLKSVSSGYASLDYTFSRYQEGDLVRLDILLNGEPIDALSSIVHKEKAYERGRALITKMRELIPRQLFEVVIQAAIGGRIIARESVKPMRKNVLAKCYGGDVTRKKKLLEKQKAGKKRMKKIGRIEVPQEAFLALLKLD, encoded by the coding sequence ATGAACAAATTCATAAGGAATTTTTCTGTCATTGCTCATATTGACCATGGGAAATCCACGTTTGCCGATAGATTACTCGAGAAAACAGGAGCAATCTCACCAAGAGAGATGGAAGAGCAGGTTCTTGACTCGATGGAGCTGGAAAGAGAAAGGGGAATCACAATTAAAGCTCATACTGTAACTTTGAAATACAGAGCAAGGGATGGAAATGATTATGTATTTAATCTTATTGATACACCAGGTCATGTTGACTTTACATATGAAGTTTCAAGAAGTTTAGCAGCATGCGAAGGCGCTCTTCTTATAATAGATGCCACCCAAGGAGTTGAAGCCCAGACTCTTGCCAACACATACCTTGCAATTGAAAATGACCTTGTTTTGATTCCTCTGATTAATAAAATCGACTTACAAAACGCTGATATACCTCGAACCCTCGAGCAGATGGAACATGTAATAGGGATTAATCAGAGCGAGGCATACCTGATAAGTGCGAAAGAAGGTACAGGAATAGATGAGGTTATAGAAGCAATCGTAGAAAAAATCCCTCCTCCAAAAGGCTCTGAAGAGAATCCTTTAAAAGCCCTTGTATTTGATTCATGGTTTGACCCATACAGAGGGGTAATTGTTTTAGTAAGAATTTTTGATGGCACATTAAAAATAAAGAGGAAAATCAGGTTTTTCAATACAGGAGCCCTGTATGAAGTTGAAGAAGTTGGAAAGCTAACTCCAAAACCTGTAAAATTTGAATTTCTTTCAGCAGGAGAGGTAGGTTATTTAATCGCAAACATCAAGAAAATTTCAGACGTGAGAATCGGTGATACTATTACAGATGATTCCAACCCTGCTTCAGCACCGCTTCCCGGGTTTAAAGAGGCAAAGCCAATGGTTTTCGCCGGGTTGTTTCCTGCAGCAGATACAAATTATGAAGAATTAAAGGATGCTCTTGAGAAATTGAAACTTAATGATTCATCGTTTGTTTATGAACCTGAAAATTCCCCTGCATTGGGCTATGGGTTCAGATGTGGATTCCTTGGGCTTTTACATCAGGAGATAGTTCAAGAAAGGCTCGAAAGAGAGTTTGGATTAAATTTAATAACCACATCTCCGTCTGTGAGATATAAAGTTGCAAAAAGAGACGGAAAATTTTTTGATGTGGAAAATCCTTCAAAGCTACCACCAGCTTCGAATATATTAAGAATTGAAGAACCAATCATTGAGATTTTAATATTGACGCCTGAAGATTATCTCGGGGCGATATTGAAATTATTAGAGAATAGACGGGGGGTTCAGAAAAAACTCGATTATGTTTCAGCTAATAAAATTTTATTAGTATACGATATCCCTCTTAACGAAATAGTTCTTGATTTTTATGGTAAGCTGAAATCTGTTTCCAGTGGTTATGCATCTTTGGATTATACATTCTCAAGGTATCAGGAAGGAGACCTTGTAAGGCTTGATATTTTGTTAAATGGAGAACCAATTGATGCCCTTTCTTCAATCGTGCATAAAGAGAAAGCATACGAAAGGGGAAGAGCTCTTATAACAAAAATGAGAGAGCTGATACCAAGACAGCTTTTCGAGGTGGTGATTCAAGCTGCCATAGGAGGGAGAATAATAGCAAGAGAATCTGTAAAGCCTATGAGAAAGAATGTTTTAGCGAAATGTTATGGAGGTGACGTTACAAGAAAGAAGAAGTTACTTGAAAAGCAGAAAGCTGGCAAGAAGAGGATGAAAAAGATTGGAAGAATTGAAGTTCCTCAGGAAGCCTTCCTCGCCCTGTTAAAGTTAGATTGA